In one window of Stigmatopora argus isolate UIUO_Sarg chromosome 19, RoL_Sarg_1.0, whole genome shotgun sequence DNA:
- the otofa gene encoding otoferlin isoform X11, with amino-acid sequence MMALTVHLKSVANLRGKGDRIAKVTFRGLPFYSRVAANCEDVAHFNQSFRWPIASTLDGNEMLEIQVYNYSKVFSNRLVGTFCMVLQKLAEEGHLRVTDTLIDDNNTSINTSVTIEIRYQSMDGTEGTWSNGEHLDVPDDRDGIFTFETDSLLSGQSQRSGASAKRSLQGSIPTFRKSGKTVFAAMKLGKIRSSKDDHKKDEPAVLDMEDLDKKAIRLAGMLEPDAISLASVTAVTTNISNKRSKPDIKMEPSSGRPVDYQISITIIEARQLIGLNMDPVVCVEIGDEKKYTSMKESTNCPYYNEYFVFDFHVPPDVMFDKIIKLSVIHSKNLLRSGTLVGNFKMDVGTVYHQPEHQFYHKWAILSDPIDITAGCKGYLKCDVAVVGKGDNIKTPHKANETDEDDIEGNLLLPEGIPAERQWARFYVKVYRAEGLPKMNTSIMANVKKAFIGENRDLVDPYVQVHFSGQKGKTSVQKSSYEPIWNEQIVFTELFPPLCKRIKVQIRDSDKVNDVAIGTHFIDLRKISNEGDKGFLPTQGPAWANMYGSTRQYTLMDEHQDLNDGLGEGVSFRARLLLSVGVEILDTTSPEIFSSTEVQVDSVSNISESATGKMEEFFLFGAFLEATMIDRKIGDKPITFEITIGNYGNQIDGISKPSSLRKRKKDGENNEEDSELIQNSSEDEADEEGDVDSVSCTPLMKPVITDRNYFHLPYFEKKPCVYIKSWWQDQRRRLYNSNMMDKIADKLEEGINDVQEIIKTEKAFPERRLRGVLEELSIGCSRFVNLANKDLNQAGRTKLDRERLKSCMRETESMGQQAKQMRTQVKKNTVRDKLKMVQNFLQRLRFLVDEPQHSIPDVFVWMMSNNKRIAYARIPSKDILFSLVDEETGKDCGKVKAVFLKLPGKKGFGPAGWTVQAKLELYLWLGLNKQRKDFLSGLPNGFEELTVAKTTPYLHSAPPVSLVYNMKQVFQLRAHMYQARSLFAADSSGLSDPFARVFFSTHSQVTEVLSETLCPTWDQLLVFDNVELFGEASELRDDPPIIVVEIYDQDTGKAEFIGRTFAKPTIKMCDEVYGPSRFPPQLEYFQIYRGNCTAGELLAAFELLQIGQGGTADLPPLEGPTDSEHGPIIAVPLGIRPVLSRYRIEVLFWGLRDLKRVNLAQVDRPRVDIECAGRGVQSVLIQNYKKNPNFSTLVKWFEVDLPENELLHPPLNIRVVDCRAFGRYTLVGSHAVTSLRRFLYCAPDNALSNWGSAGDIIVNMDSMEPAVRKMDTCVKLDATSDAVVKVDMIEDESNKKKKKKKKKGAVDEEDETDESVLDWWSKYFASIETMKEALRAQEAAMAEAEEREDLEIAAEGADIKCDDLVWKGSRMKERNKEKRNAKDKKKVHAVDGVEKRMVKPKVDEMMVYNKELENEYGQFEDWLHTFNLYRGKAGDNDEHALDDDRIVGRFKGSLCMYKLPLSEEITRDVGFDPNMGMFQSTPHNDPIHVLVRVYVVRATDLHPADINGKADPYVVIKLGKSEVRDKENYISKQLNPVFGKSFDIEATFPMESMLTVSVYDWDLVGTDDLIGETKIDLENRFYSKYRATCGISSTYSLHGYNVWRDRLKPTQILTKLCKEAKIDTPQYGPGGKVKVGNRIFVGPTEIEDENGLKKPSEEHLALTVLNHWEDIPRVGCRLVPEHVETRPLLNPDKPGIEQGRIEMWVDMFPTEAPLPGPAIDISPRKPKSFELRVIIWNTDDVILEDDAFLTGEKMSDIYVRGWLKGQQEDKQDTDVHYHSLTGEGNFNWRFVYPFDYLMAEEKIVISKKESMFSWDETEYKIPARLTLQVWDADHFSADDFLGAIELDLNRFPRGAKTSKQCSINLIRNEQELPSISIFKQKRVKGWWPFVARDENDEMELTGKVEAELHLVSAEEAEKSPVGLGRNEPDPLEKPNRPDTSFMWFLGPLKSIRYFLWNNYRWLILKVLGLILVLLMLGLFLYSIPGYLVKKMLGV; translated from the exons ATGATGGCCCTCACGGTTCACCTCAAGTCGGTCGCCAACCTCCGGGGGAAAGGTGACCGCATCGCTAAAGTCACGTTTCGAG GGTTGCCATTCTACAGCCGTGTGGCGGCCAACTGTGAGGATGTGGCTCATTTCAATCAG AGCTTTCGGTGGCCAATTGCAAGCACATTAGATGGCAACGAGATGCTGGAGATCCAAGTTTACAATTACAGCAAAGTCTTCAGTAACAG ATTAGTGGGGACTTTCTGCATGGTGCTCCAGAAGTTGGCAGAGGAGGGACACCTCAGAGTGACAGACACACTTATAGATGATAATAACACATCCATAAAC accagcgTCACAATAGAAATCAGATACCAATCAATGGATGGCACAGAAGGCACATGGAGTAATGGCGAGCATCTGGATGTTCCCGACGACCGTGATGGGATTTTTACTTTTGAGACAGACAGCTTACTATCAGGGCAAAGCCAGCGATCGGGAGCATCGGCGAAAAGATCTCTGCAGGGATCCATACCGACGTTCAGAAA ATCAGGGAAAACAGTGTTTGCAGCTATGAAGCTGGGCAAGATCAGGAGCTCAAAAGATGACCACAAGAAAG ATGAGCCAGCAGTTCTGGACATGGAAGACCTAGATAAGAAGGCGATACGTCTTGCTGGAATGTTGGAACCGGACGCCATCTCTCTAGCATCTGTCACTGCCGTCACAACAAACATCTCCAATAAGAg gtcCAAACCAGATATCAAGATGGAACCGAGTTCAGGACGGCCAGTGGATTACCAG ATTAGCATCACAATCATCGAGGCCCGCCAGCTAATTGGCCTTAACATGGACCCTGTGGTGTGTGTGGAGATTGGCGATGAAAAGAAGTACACGTCCATGAAGGAATCCACCAATTGTCCATACTACAACGAG TATTTTGTCTTTGACTTTCATGTACCCCCAGATGTCATGTTTGATAAGATCATTAAGCTCTCG GTCATTCACTCTAAAAACCTTCTTCGAAGTGGAACACTGGTGGGAAACTTCAAGATGGATGTTGGGACTGTTTACCACCAGCCCG AGCACCAGTTCTATCACAAGTGGGCCATCCTCTCCGACCCTATTGACATCACAGCAGGCTGCAAAGGCTACCTGAAGTGCGATGTGGCTGTGGTGGGAAAAGGTGACAATATCAAGACCCCACACAAGGCCAACGAGACCGATGAGGATGATATTGAAGG GAACCTGCTTCTACCCGAAGGCATCCCGGCTGAACGTCAATGGGCCAGATTTTATGTTAAAGTCTACCGTGCCGAGGGTCTTCCTAAAATGAACACCAGCATAATGGCTAACGTAAAGAAGGCTTTCATAGGAGAGAATCGGGACCTGGTGGACCCTTATGTCCAAGTGCACTTTTCTGGGCAGAAA GGGAAGACTTCAGTGCAGAAAAGCAGTTATGAACCCATCTGGAATGAGCAAATTGTCTTCACTGAGCTGTTCCCTCCGCTTTGCAAACGTATCAAGGTCCAAATCCGTGACTCAGATAAGGTGAATGATGTTGCCATCGGCACCCACTTCATTGACCTGCGAAAAATATCTAATGAGGGTGACAAAG GGTTCTTGCCCACCCAGGGGCCAGCCTGGGCCAACATGTATGGATCTACACGTCAGTATACTCTAATGGACGAGCACCAGGACCTAAACGATGGACTGGGCGAAGGTGTATCCTTCCGAGCCCGTCTGCTCCTGTCAGTTGGTGTCGAAATCCTGGACACGACATCCCCGGAGATCTTCAGCTCCACTGAAGTGCAGGTGGATTCTGTCTCCAACATCTCAGAG AGCGCCACCGGAAAAATGGAGGAGTTCTTCCTCTTTGGAGCCTTCTTGGAAGCTACCATGATTGACCGAAAGATCGGTGACAAACCGATTACTTTTGAGATTACGATTG GTAACTACGGCAACCAAATAGATGGCATAAGCAAGCCATCATCTTTGAGGAAGAGGAAAAAGGACGGAGAAAATAATGAGGAGGACAGCGAACTCATCCAAAACTCCAGTGAGGATGAGGCCGATGAGGAAGGCGACGTGGATTCTGTCTCCTGCACACCCCTAATGAAGCCTGTCATCACAGACAG GAATTACTTCCACCTTCCATACTTTGAGAAGAAACCGTGTGTGTACATCAAAAGCTGGTGGCAGGACCAACGGCGACGACTGTACAACTCCAACATGATGGACAAGATTGCTGACAAGCTG GAGGAGGGCATAAACGATGTTCAagagatcattaagacagaaaaagcATTCCCAGAACGGCGACTCAGAGGAGTTCTAGAAGAACTGAGTATTGGGTGCAG TCGATTTGTGAATTTGGCTAACAAGGATCTAAACCAGGCAGGAAGAACCAAATTGGATCGGGAAAGACTCAAGTCCTGCATGAGGGAAACG GAAAGCATGGGCCAGCAGGCCAAACAGATGAGAACACAAGTGAAGAAAAACACAGTGAGAGACAAACTAAAGATGGTGCAAAACTTTCTACAGAGGCTTCGCTTCCTCGTTGACGAG CCACAGCATAGCATCCCAGATGTTTTCGTGTGGATGATGAGCAATAATAAACGCATCGCATATGCTCGCATTCCCTCTAAGGATATCCTTTTCTCACTTGTGGATGAGGAGACAGGGAAAGACTGTGGGAAAGTCAAAGCAGTGTTTCTAAAG CTGCCTGGTAAGAAGGGTTTTGGTCCAGCCGGTTGGACCGTTCAGGCTAAACTGGAGTTGTACTTGTGGCTTGGACTCAACAAGCAAAGGAAAGATTTCCTCAGTGGTCTTCCTAATGGATTTGAGGAACTTACAGTTGCTAAAACAACGCCCTATCTTCACTCGGCACCGCCTGTCAGCCTCGTGTATAACA TGAAGCAGGTTTTCCAGTTGCGAGCACATATGTACCAGGCGCGAAGCCTATTCGCCGCCGACAGCAGTGGCCTTTCCGACCCCTTTGCCAGGGTCTTCTTCTCCACGCATAGTCAGGTTACGGAG GTTCTGAGTGAAACCTTGTGCCCCACGTGGGACCAACTGCTAGTTTTTGATAACGTGGAGCTGTTTGGGGAGGCCAGCGAGCTAAGGGATGACCCGCCAATTATTGTGGTGGAAATTTACGACCAAGACACA GGTAAGGCAGAGTTCATAGGTCGAACATTCGCCAAGCCAACCATAAAAATGTGTGACGAGGTCTACGGCCCCTCGAGGTTCCCGCCTCAGCTGGAGTACTTTCAGATTTACAGAGGCAACTGCACTGCTGGAGAACTACTAGCTGCCTTTGAGCTCCTTCAG ATTGGTCAAGGAGGGACGGCCGATCTCCCTCCCCTGGAAGGACCAACAGACTCCGAACATGGCCCAATCATAGCAGTTCCACTTGGGATTCGACCTGTCCTGAGCCGTTATCGCATTGAG GTCTTGTTTTGGGGCTTAAGGGATCTTAAGAGGGTTAACCTAGCCCAGGTGGATCGACCCAGAGTGGACATAGAGTGCGCTGGCAGAGGTGTTCAATCCGTCCTCATTCAAAACTACAAGAAGAATCCGAATTTCAGCACGTTGGTTAAATGGTTTGAAGTG GACCTCCCTGAGAATGAGCTCCTCCACCCTCCCCTCAACATAAGAGTGGTTGACTGTCGAGCATTTGGTCGCTACACTCTGGTGGGTTCCCACGCAGTCACGTCGCTGAGGCGTTTCCTCTACTGCGCTCCCGACAACGCATTAAGTAACTGGGGCAGTGCAG GCGACATTATCGTTAATATGGATTCCATGGAGCCAGCCGTCCGGAAAATGGACACGTGTGTCAAGTTAGATGCT ACATCTGATGCTGTTGTAAAAGTTGACATG ATTGAAGATGAGAGcaacaaaaagaagaagaaaaagaaaaaaaagggagcagTGGATGAAGAAGATGAGACAGATGAGAGCGTGCTGGACTGGTGGTCCAAATATTTTGCTTCCATAGAAACAATGAAAGAG GCCCTCAGAGCTCAAGAGGCAGCTATGGCTGAAGCCGAAGAAAGAGAAGACCTGGAAATTGCAGCTGAGGGGGCAG ATATCAAATGCGATGACCTTGTTTGGAAAGGCTCCAGGATGAAGGAGAGAAACAAGGAGAAGCGGAATGCCAAGGACAAGAAGAAGGTTCATGCTGTGGACGGAGTAGAGAAACGGATGGTTAAACCCAAAGTAGACGAGATGATG GTGTACAACAAGGAGCTGGAAAATGAATATGGCCAGTTTGAGGACTGGTTACATACTTTCAACCTATACAGAGGGAAAGCTGGAGACAACGATGAACACGCACTGGATGATGACCGGATCGTTGGACGGTTTAAG GGTTCCCTGTGTATGTACAAGCTACCATTATCAGAGGAGATCACAAGAGATGTGGGATTTGATCCAAACATGGGCATGTTCCAGAGCACTCCTCATAACGACCCCATTCACGTGCTTGTTCGAGTATATGTGGTTAGG GCCACAGATCTTCATCCAGCGGATATCAACGGGAAGGCAGACCCGTACGTGGTCATCAAGCTAGGAAAGTCCGAGGTCAGGGACAAAGAGAACTACATTTCCAAGCAACTCAATCCTGTGTTTGGCAA GTCCTTTGACATTGAAGCAACATTCCCCATGGAGTCCATGCTGACAGTGTCCGTATATGACTGGGATCTAGTTGGTACGGATGACCTGATTGGCGAGACCAAGATTGACCTAGAAAACCGCTTCTACAGCAAATACAGGGCCACCTGCGGAATTTCATCCACCTACTCTCT CCATGGGTACAATGTTTGGCGAGATCGTTTAAAGCCTACCCAGATTCTAACAAAGCTATGCAAGGAAGCCAAGATTGACACCCCCCAGTATGGACCAGGAGGGAAAGTCAAGGTGGGCAACCGCATCTTTGTGGGACCAACAGAGATTGAGGATGAAAACG GTCTGAAAAAGCCAAGTGAGGAGCATTTGGCGCTGACGGTGCTGAACCACTGGGAAGACATACCCCGGGTGGGCTGCCGACTTGTTCCGGAACATGTGGAGACCAGACCCCTCCTGAACCCAGATAAACCGGGAATCGAGCAG GGTCGTATCGAAATGTGGGTCGACATGTTTCCTACGGAAGCACCACTTCCGGGACCTGCCATTGACATATCGCCGCGGAAGCCTAAAAG CTTTGAGCTACGTGTTATTATTTGGAACACTGATGACGTAATTCTAGAGGACGATGCTTTCCTGACAGGAGAGAAGATGTCTGACATCTATGTCAGGGg CTGGCTTAAGGGGCAGCAGGAAGACAAGCAGGACACAGATGTGCACTACCACTCCCTGACCGGAGAGGGAAACTTCAACTGGCGCTTCGTCTACCCCTTTGATTACCTCATGGCCGAGGAAAAGATTGTCATCTCCAAGAAAGAATCTATGTTTTCTTGGGATGAGACAGAGTACAAGATTCCGGCTCGCCTCACCCTGCAGGTGTGGGACGCCGACCACTTCTCTGCTGATGACTTCCTGG GTGCCATCGAACTGGACCTTAACCGCTTCCCTCGTGGGGCCAAGACTTCGAAGCAGTGCTCCATCAACTTGATCCGAAATGAGCAGGAACTTCCATCCATTTCTATCTTCAAGCAAAAGAGAGTCAAGGGATGGTGGCCATTTGTGGCCCGTGACGAAAATGATGAGATGGAGCTGACG GGAAAAGTAGAGGCTGAACTCCATTTGGTCAGTGCTGAGGAGGCAGAGAAAAGTCCAGTGGGACTTGGGCGAAATGAGCCTGATCCACTAGAGAAACCAAA TCGGCCAGATACAAGCTTCATGTGGTTCCTGGGCCCTCTCAAGTCCATTCGCTACTTTCTGTGGAACAACTATCGTTGGCTGATCCTCAAAGTGCTGGGCCTCATTCTGGTGCTCCTCATGCTGGGCCTCTTCCTCTACTCCATTCCTGGCTACCTGGTCAAGAAGATGCTGGGGGTCTGA